DNA from Desulfitibacter sp. BRH_c19:
TTTTGTGCTACCTCTCTGATTTGAGAAAGAGGCTTAATAAACCTATTAGACACAATAGGTGCAATGATTAAAGTTAATACTATTGCCACAAAACCAACAATTAGTATAATTTGACGAAAATCCTTTAGTATTGTTGTAAAAGACTCCTCGGATTTACTTAATAGAAGTGCACCCCTTATTGTATCTCCTTGATAAATTGGAACGGCAACTGAAATTCTTGGATTCTCAAAACCAAAATGTTCCCCTTGATCTATATAGGCATTTCCTTGAAAAACTTCATTTACTTCTTCCGACTCCATATACATTCCAACATTAAGATGAATGTTTTCTGTGGTAGCAATAATTTTCCTGTCACGATCAATTACTATAATATCTGTACTAATATAATCGCTTAAAAAGACTATTTCATTTCCATAATCATTTAAGTTCTCACTAACTCCAAGCTTTGTTGCTAGGGTTACCCCGTTTTCCAGTAGGCTTTCTGCTTGCTGATTAGAGTAATATTTTTGAATAGAAGAATTAAGAAATATACATACAAAAAGGAGGATAATTACAACTAGAAAAACTAATAAAATGCGTATTTTAAGGTTTATACCAAACCTCATGGATGTACCTCAAATTTATATCCCACTCCCCATACTGTGTGTATATATTTCTGACCAGCCTTATTCCCAATCTTCTCTCTTAAGTTCTTAATATGAGTATCAACAGTTCTGAAATCACCGAAAAAATCATAATTCCAAACAGCTTGCATTATTTGTTCCCTATTAAAAACCTGTCCTGGTGAGCTAGTCAAGTATAGGAGTAGTTCATACTCTTTAGGAGTCAATACAGCTTCGTGCCCTTCAACGAGAACCTTTCTAGTGTTCTTGTTTATTGATAAGCCATCAAAATTAAGTTCAGTAGAAGTATCAAATTGATTATTGTTAGATCTTCTAAGCAAAGCCTTTACACGACCAACAAGCTCTCTAGGGCTGAATGGTTTGACAACATAGTCATCAGCTCCCATTTCAAACCCTAAAACTCTATCAAATTCCTCACCTCTAGCAGTTAGCATAATTACCGGTACATCACCTATTTTTCTAATCTCTTTAAATAATGTAAATCCATCTATTCCTGGTAGCATCAAGTCTAAAATAATTAAGGCATATTCGGATTCCTGAATCTTTTCTAATGCTATAATACCATTTTCAGCTTCATCCACTCGGAAATCCTCTTTTAAAAGATACATTTTAACTAGATCTCTTATTCTTTTTTCATCATCAATAACTAATATTGTTCCAATACTCATAAATCTACCCCCCACATTATTCTGTTTTATGCTGATTCTTTTTAATATATCTGGGATTTAAATAATTCTCCTATAATACCTCACATTTATGCTTTTTTTTCAAATTCTCTATAATAACTTACTTTCCTTCTTTTTAACTACTAAAAAGAGCAGGAAATTCCTACCCTTCAATGTTGTATTCAGTTTATATTGGTTTATCTGTACCATTAATTTATTGATATAACAAAACCTAGCGTTTATTTTAAATATTTTTTTATTAATACAAAACCGAACAAGGTAACTAATAATACCGGTAAAACTAGTTTAAATAATACTTCTAATACCAATTTCACCACCCCCTTTTGTATCTTTCATAATCACTATGAATAAACCAATATAGTATTATTGGCATTATTACAAAAATGAATCCAACGCCGATAACACATCTAGTAAAAGAAACCTAATGAGTATTTTCCCATTTAGTAACCTCCTGCGACATATGGCGAAATGATCCATTAAAAAGTATTACTGAAAGTGTAACGTTTTTGACTATCTAACAGTATTATATTACAAATTGTAAGGTGTCAATAATTTAAAATTTTAGGACAGGAGGAACAAATATGAGTAATGGAACTACAAGAAATTTTTTCCCTGGCGGAAATACCTGCTTAGGCTTTTACTCTCTATATGACAACATTATACAACAAAATGATGCATCAAGAATATTTGTTATTAAAGGAGGTCCTGGAGTAGGCAAGTCAACCTTTATGAAAAGTATAGGCAATACAATGGTAGAAAATGGATATGATATAGAGCAACATTGGTGTTCAAGTGATAATGGTTCTCTTGATGGAATAGTCATTCCTACCTTAGGTGTATGCTTGCTAGATGGTACTGCTCCCCACGTGGTAGACCCTAAAACTCCTGGCGCTGTTGATGAGATTATACATCTTGGGGATCATTGGAATGAAAACATGTTAATAGAGAATAAGGCAGATATTCTTGAAACTTCTCAGAGAGTCAGCCGGAGTTTTAAAACAGCGTATGCTTCTCTTAAAGAAGCCAAAGTTATCCATGAAGAGTGGATTAGCTATATTACTGAATGTGTAGATTTTACAAAGGCAAATCAAATTACTCAAAAAATCATCGGAAATATTTTTGATAATCTAGAACCTCAATATCAATCCTTCCCAAGGTCTAGAGAACTGTTTGCTAGTGCCACAACTCCTATGGGACTAGTAAATGAATGGCCTTCTATATTGCAGAACTGCCAGAATATATTTATCCTTAGAGGTAAACCTGGAACGGGTAAATCAACTGTGGTAGAAAGAGTACTTAATAGAGCTAAAAGCTACGGTTTATATACAGAAGTATTCAGGTCATCTTTTGACCCTCTGAAATTTTCAGGAGTTTACATTCCCACTCTTCAAGTTGCAGTAATTAACCCTTTTCCTAATGATTATACTCTTGACGGCTTTGAAACTAGAATTGCAGAAGTTGATCTAAATATTGGATTAATGGCCAACAAGGTTTCAGTTTATGAGCGAGAAATTAGTGAATGTAGAGAGCGCTTTTGGAACTCAATTAATAGAACAATCAACTATGTTGCAAAGGCAAAGAGAGTGCATGATGAGCTTGAAGCATTTTATGTACCTGCTATGGATTTTTCTAAGATTAATCAGGTCAAAGTAAAAACACTTCAAAGAATCTTAACATTAAGGAAATAGACAGTTCAAAGTGCATGGTTTAGGCCATGCACTTTCATTACATACTATCAATCAAATAAGCCACTCTATTTTTTATTCTGTGTGAATTCTTCAATTGCTTCTTTTAACGCCTGAACACTTACTGTGGAACACTCCATTTTTCTTTCGGGTAATCCTCCTAATGCTTCTGCAACCATTTCTTTCGTAACCGTTAAAGCTTCTTTCAAGTTCTTTCCTTTAACTAGTTCCGTTAGCATTGATGCAGTAGCAATAGCTGCAGGACATCCAAATATCTCATATTTAATATCAGTAATAATATCCTTATCTATCTTTAGGTATAGTGTTATTGAATCTCCTAGGTTTTCATTACTGACCTCTCCTACTGCATCAGGGTCATCAATAAAACCTTGATTCCGGGGATTTTGAAAATGTTCATTTACTAGCTCTGTATACATTGTATGCAGCTCCTATCCTATTTTAAATAAAGTTCCTACATCCTGCGAGCTACGTCTATATCCTGGTATATTTTATCAAGCTCCCTTTGTGCTTTTCTAACTTCACATATAAGCTCATGTTTACTACGCTGCATTTCGATTACTTTTTCATGTCCTGATGCTAATGCCTTCTCAATTTCATCTTTTTCTTCTTGATACCCTTCTATTTCTTGTTTCATGATGTCCAATTGACATAAAAGGGCAGCCTTTTCTTGGTTTAAACCATGTATTTTATCTACCATATCCTGATAATATTCTTCTAAACCCTTTAAAGATTTTACTACTAAATCACTATTTTCACTAGTTTCATCAGCTACCTTCTTCAGCTTATTGATATTGTTAAATAGCAATTCTAATAAATCTAGTGAAGATTGATTATTATCCATTTATTTACACTTCCATTTCATTAAAATCTATATGTGTACATAAATTATATTCTATTTTTTAATGAAATTGGGATTTTGTTCGAGAAATAAT
Protein-coding regions in this window:
- a CDS encoding two-component system response regulator; its protein translation is MSIGTILVIDDEKRIRDLVKMYLLKEDFRVDEAENGIIALEKIQESEYALIILDLMLPGIDGFTLFKEIRKIGDVPVIMLTARGEEFDRVLGFEMGADDYVVKPFSPRELVGRVKALLRRSNNNQFDTSTELNFDGLSINKNTRKVLVEGHEAVLTPKEYELLLYLTSSPGQVFNREQIMQAVWNYDFFGDFRTVDTHIKNLREKIGNKAGQKYIHTVWGVGYKFEVHP
- a CDS encoding iron-sulfur cluster assembly scaffold protein; protein product: MYTELVNEHFQNPRNQGFIDDPDAVGEVSNENLGDSITLYLKIDKDIITDIKYEIFGCPAAIATASMLTELVKGKNLKEALTVTKEMVAEALGGLPERKMECSTVSVQALKEAIEEFTQNKK